A single genomic interval of Cydia splendana chromosome 10, ilCydSple1.2, whole genome shotgun sequence harbors:
- the LOC134794290 gene encoding esterase FE4-like, with the protein MRSGKHVVLFTLVALNFIEQPAPEVTIEQGTLSGRISEDGLIFEYLGIPYATTNEKARFKAPLPPPTWKGIFKATDDSTACPQNNFIAIRGTEDCLKINVFVPAFATKPLPVMVFVHGGAFFLGDGGKIFLGPKFLLKHDIILVTFNYRIGVLGFLCLGIEEAPGNAGLKDQLAALRWVKRNIKAFGGDSDNVTVFGVSAGAASVSLLIASGKLDGLVKRAILQSGSALAHWAITRKPLWVANYVLKSLGYDNTGDPYELHSILNSMTYKQLAALPHDKPVEQYLDTQLIHLPCIEKTFPGTEAIITDYPYNLLKRNPPNISIIHGTTDQEGLFFISYDTLETINYRNGKYLMASDLVFQTNEEAAKVSKEIQDYYFFEESISMKTAMNLSELYKHLHFEMPSIFESEILAEESNVTLYNYYFKYSGNRNYLKFALGYDEVDGACHGDDLLYVFDAVLWPFKINEDDNLMIRRMTTMWTNFAKYGDPTPTITKELPLRWLPSNKENLRFLYIGSDFEMASIPSPEAYEMWKNIYQKYRKTRF; encoded by the exons ATGCGGTCAGGAAAACATGTAGTTTTGTTTACGCTAGTCGCGTTGAACTTTATCGAACAGCCCGCACCAGAGGTCACCATCGAACAAGGGACTTTGAGTGGAAGGATAAGCGAAGATGGACTGATATTTGAGTACCTGGGGATACCTTATGCGACTACTAATGAGAAAGCACGGTTCAAG GCCCCACTCCCACCGCCAACATGGAAAGGAATTTTCAAAGCCACCGATGACTCCACGGCATGTCCTCAGAATAACTTCATCGCCATTAGGGGTACAGAGGACTGTCTCAAGATCAACGTATTCGTTCCAGCTTTTGCTACGAAACCTTTGCCAGTTATGGTATTTGTTCACGGAGGGGCATTCTTCCTCGGAGACGGAGGAAAGATCTTTCTTGGACCAAAGTTTTTACTCAAACATGACATAATACTGGTTACCTTTAACTACAGAATTGGGGTTTTAGGGTTTTTATGCTTGGGTATCGAAGAAGCTCCAGGTAATGCAGGGCTGAAAGACCAGTTAGCTGCCTTACGATGGGTGAAGAGGAATATAAAGGCTTTTGGCGGTGATAGTGATAACGTAACAGTTTTCGGAGTTAGTGCTGGCGCAGCGTCTGTGTCGCTACTTATTGCTAGCGGCAAACTGGATGGCTTGGTCAAGAGAGCCATCCTTCAAAGTGGCTCCGCTCTTGCCCATTGGGCAATCACAAGGAAACCCTTATGGGTCGCAAATTATGTCCTGAAATCATTAGGGTATGACAATACCGGAGACCCGTACGAATTACATAGTATTTTAAATAGCATGACATACAAACAATTAGCTGCACTACCTCATGATAAACCTGTAGAACAATATCTTGATACACAACTAATTCATTTACCATGTATCGAAAAGACGTTTCCTGGTACGGAAGCTATTATAACTGACTATCCTTACAATCTTCTTAAAAGAAATCCACCAAATATATCAATAATTCATGGAACAACTGATCAAGAAGGTCTGTTTTTCATTTCGTACGATACCCTTGAAACAATTAATTATAGAAATGGAAAATACTTGATGGCGAGCGATTTAGTGTTCCAAACTAATGAAGAAGCTGCAAAAGTATCTAAAGAAATAcaagattattatttttttgaagAATCTATTAGCATGAAAACTGCAATGAATTTATCAGAATTGTATAAGCACCTACACTTTGAAATGCCGAGTATTTTTGAGTCAGAAATTTTGGCTGAGGAAAGCAACGTTACGTTATACAATTATTATTTCAAATACTCTGGTAACAGAAATTACCTAAAATTTGCTCTAGGTTATGATGAAGTAGATGGCGCATGTCATGGAGATGACCTTTTGTACGTCTTCGATGCTGTACTATggccttttaaaataaatgaagacGACAACCTTATGATTAGACGAATGACTACAATGTGGACAAATTTCGCGAAATACGG GGACCCAACACCTACTATTACAAAGGAGCTCCCTCTACGCTGGCTGCCGAGTAACAAAGAAAACTTAAGGTTTCTTTACATAGGTAGCGACTTTGAGATGGCGAGCATCCCTAGTCCAGAGGCGTACGAAATGtggaaaaatatatatcaaaaatatagaAAGACTAGATTCTGA